One Hippopotamus amphibius kiboko isolate mHipAmp2 chromosome 12, mHipAmp2.hap2, whole genome shotgun sequence genomic window, ATGCAGCCTGAATCTCCAGGAAGTGCCTCTGAGCTTCCGCCATCTGGTGCTGATTGTGGTCAGGGTGCCAGATCTTCACTAGCTCCCGGTATCTGCGACGTATTTCTTCATTTGTTGCCCGCTCTGAGAGACCCAAAACCTTAGGGAGGCAGAAGCTAACAAATTAGAACCCCATAAGTTGTCAGGGCTCATGAGCCTTTACCTTCCTCCCTTCCAAAATCAGGCTAGAATTGGCTTTCACTTGCTGCTGGGAAAGGCACAGAGCCTCAGATTAGAATTCCAGCCTCCTGAAACATGGACAACCTCCACATTTCATGGCAAAAACTGGGATTTGCTTTTAATCACAGATGCCCATTTTCCAACCTGGAACTTAGCATCCCTAACAAGATCTCCTACTTGCAAGAGAAATAAGCATATATGTCTACcaaagacatgtacaagaatgtttgtTCCAGCTTTATTCagaatagccccaaactggaaacaacccaaatgttcagtGACAAGAGTGGATAGATAAATTGTGGTATGTTCATCCAATGGGATACTATGTGACAATGAACACAATTTATAATCCTATGCAACAGTAGGaataaatctcacaaacataatgctgaatgaaagaactCAGACGCAAAAGAGTACAcactgaatgattccatttatatgaagccCGAGAATGGGCAAAACTACTCTATGGTAACAGAAGTCAGAATAGGGGTTCTTTCCCAGGAAAGGAGTATAGATCGGGAAGGGGCCTGAGGGAACCTTCTTATTGCTGGAAATATTGCATACCTTCATCTGAGTGGTGCTTACATaggtatttatataaaattattgtactttatatatgttatacctcagtaaaagtaaataatatacatatatcttttcctACTCCCTATTAGAGCCTCTGAACCTTCACCCATTGCACAGAGAAGCCCAGGGAAGCCAGGACACCCTTCTGGGGCCTGATTCAGCAGACATGAAAACAGTACTTCCACATTAGGGGCACCAGGTCCAATAAGGCTTAGCCTAACTCCTGGAACCGTTCCAGACATTAGCGAAAGGGAAGAAACCTTACCTGGTAAGCCAGCTGATGCTTCTCATCCTGAAAACTGTGAACAAACTCATAGAGCTTCTCCCACTCTTGGAAGTAGCTGCTGCTGAAGCCATGATCTCCCACCAGCAGCTTCCAGACTCGGTAAGGCAGAAGGAGGACAGATTCCATCAGGCGCCCAAGGAGGGGGAAGAAGCTGAACCAACTCAAGAAGGAGCCAAGGGTCTCTGCCACATAGCTGAGGGTGGCAGCTGTGTTGCTGAGGGTGCTGTACGCCAGCGGGCCTGTGAAAGCAAGGTAAGCCAAGCCCAGGCGGAAGAGCCGCACACTGAGTGTCTCTGATCCAACTAAAGATTTGTAGCAGCGATGCTTCTGGGCTGTGATGCTGGCAGCCAAGCTGATGGGCAGGATGGCTATGGGGCGGCCATAGAAGATAGGGGAGGTAAGAAATGCCGCCCCTAGAGTGTTCTTAAAGTCTGAGGTCTGGTTGCCAATAGCAGCCACCAGCAAGACCCCTAAGCCAACTGCCAGTGGGAGGCCCACAATATAGAAGCTTGCCATGAAGGAAAGGCTAATGAGAGCCACAAGGCCAAAATAGATGCCCACTATCATCTGTGCAGCAAAGCGAATGGGACTCAGAGGAGGTGTCCCCCCTCCTGAGCTCTGCCTCTGTCCCTGGGCTCTGTTGGCCTGAGCAACAAAGCTTGGGAGCTTCCAGAATTCCCAGAGCCAGCCTAGACCACCACCACCCAGGGTAAGCATCCAGAGCAGTGCGTGGCTGTCCCGCCCCAGGTACAGGTGGTGGAGCCCAGCAGGGCCCCCTACAGCCCAGAGGGCATAGGTCATCAGGAGCCCTTTGGCCATTCTCTAGGAAAAGGGTCTCAGAACAAGTCCAGTGGCACCTGCCATTGCTCAGAATGAAGAAATCTTGGATCCTCTGTGAGAATCATGGCAGTCATGGCCCCAGAGTTATCCTCAGACCCTAAGACATGGAAAAAAGCAGTTGTAAGATTATATCCAGTTCCCAACACAGTAACCATTTCTCCTTTCAATATTAGTCAAGTCTAGATCTCTCTGAGTGTCCCTGAAATTGTGGTTCTCCCATACCCTTAGGTCTAGCACTTCATCTCTGTTTTTCACAACCACAGTGACTCCAAATTTAGGGgagaagaatgtttttaaatgttttcagttgAGTTACTGAGAACTCAGCACACGGACAAAAAAAGCAGAAGCCTAAATTTCAGATTTCCCTTCAGACCACTGACCTCCTGAAATGACTCATGGGTTGacgggtgcgggggtggggggtggggggtggaatgaACAGGAGTGAATACAATGTCCCTCTAAAGTTCCTACCCATTTTTAAAGTCCCCCGCcacacagcccccctccccccacctcaactCCGACTGCGGCTGCCCTGGACACTTGGCGGAGGTTTTAGCCCCTCTCCAGCCTCCCATCTCTCCAGACCAGGAAATCTTCCCACAGGTCAAACTTGAAAGAGGTCCTGAGTTCCCTCCAGCTCTGAAAAACTACCTTTTGACCTAGACCCTGGCACCCCACAATTCAACCATCCCCTTCCAGGGCAAAATTGTAAAGTCTCTGCAGAGCGGCCCTATGAATCCCCAGAATATCAAACCAGTTGCAAAGTGCGCCTGCCAGTCTCTTGCCTCTGTACAGAGTCGGCCTCATGACCACCAGCCAGTACCCGCTAGTCCCAGGGTGAGCAGCCGTACCTGGGTACCGACAAATCAGTCTTTCCTTTGACCACAGAGGCAAAATGGCCCCTGTCGTTCCGCTCCCATTTCCATCCAGATGgactttgtctttctgtgtttgctGTGTCAGGCCTTCCTGGCCAGGCCCCTCCCCGAGGCCCTCCCTGGCCCCTTAGGGATAACCTTTCAGGCTGGGGCTCCTCTCGGCCGCCCCCTCGGGTAAACTCAGTTTAAGGTTTTCCCGGCGTATTCCGCGTTCCCAGGCTCAACCCTGCTGGCGCAGCGCCCACTCCAGGCCGAGAGCGCCTACACTGCAGCGACACGACCGCCAGGTGGCGCTGCCGCTTGCGAACGGGAGGTGCGGGGCGGGTCCCCAGACTCACCTTGTCCAGATGCCCCCGCAAAGCAGCCCAGGGCGGTCCCctataaaaccaaaaacaagccCTTGATCGCTCCCTTTCCACTCCCACAAACGGGAGGGtggctcctctctcccttctccattaCCGTTCAAGATTGCCTTGGATGGTTCCACTTCCAGTTCCCCTAAGGCAGAGACACCAGTGGACAGGCTGCAGAGGGGGACTCTTCCCCTGAGTTTGCCTCACTGCCCCGCCTCCAGGCCTGCCAGTCAGGGGCACTACATCTAAATCTGAGCCTGAGGCCTAAGTAGCCTCCCGATCCCTTAGGAACCCCAAGTCAGCTGTATCTCGCCGACTTTGGCGAGAGGGAGAACCGGGAGCAAAAAAGGGATGGGGTGAGGGCCTCCCCACCAGGGGAATAGTCTGCGTCCTCCCGCCTCGATGCTGGGTTGGAACCGGGAAGCAAGATGCCTTCATTTCAATGTCGTGGGCTACAACCCTGACCTTGGCTAAGTCTTGCAGCTTCTTTGGGCCTGTCTCCTCCTCTATAAAGGAAAAGCGTGGATCTCCAAGGTCCACCAGCTttgacttgggggtggggtgggcctggAGAGCCTCACCCCTGTTGCCTCCCTGCAGTCGGCAGAGTGCGTCtgttccctcccaccttcccaggCCCTTCAGTCCTTATTCTGGCCCGGGAAGGGAATGCGGCTCCCCGTGTTGTCCCCTAGGGCTCActgtggggccagggctgggaggggcctCAAAGCGACAATGGAGCAgccagctgggggggggggggcgggggcggacgGGGGCGCTGAATAATGAATGAGACTTAATTGGGCCGGCACTGCGCGGCGGCACGCTAAGCTCGGCAAACAGCTCCAAGCGGCGGCCGCCGCTGGACAAACAAACTGACTCCAGGCgcagggagaggggtgggagaggcagcGGCGGGAGGCGGAGGGAAGAGGCGGGCTGCCCGGACCCCGGGGCCGCCTCGGGCCGCTGGCTGCAAGGCGGGAGGACCCCCTGTGTGCCCGACTGCGCTGGCCTCCCAGAAAGTGGGGACCGGGGAGGAGGCTCAGGGCTCGACCTCAGGAAGCCGggactggggagggagagaagcggATTGTTCGGTGGGAGCCAGGGCCCCAGGGGCGACTGAGCACGAGGAAAAGATGGAGAAACAAGTGGAGGgcggaggagagagagagaagtgagagGGGGAAAAGCGCACCGGGGGAGGGCctgcggcgcggcgggggcgggagaAAAGCCGTTccggaaaggaaggagaagagcgATGGAGGAACAAGCGAAGGGAGGCGCGCGGAGCCGGGAGAAGAAGAATTGGAGAAGAGTCAAGGAGAGGGATGGGAGATGACCGGAATGAGAACGAGAGGGCGGCAGGGCGAGCGGGAGGCGCCCCTACCTCCGCCTCGCCCCGCCGCGCTCCCGCCCTAGCGCTCTCTCCAGCCGCCCGCACTCACTTTGTCACAATTACGGGGCCGTCACTCGGCCCGGATTGTTTTCCCCAAATTGTTGTTCTATAAACTGGCGCAGGGTTGGGAGTGGGGGGATCTGACAAGCTGAAGCTGGAGGGGAGGGTCTGAGCTGCGGTGGGGGACGTGCTGGTGTATTTACCCGCAAGCGGACCCGGGGCGGACAGGTGAATCCAGAGACCCACGCGGGAATTCTGGTTGCTGTCCCAGCCTCGTCACTGACATCGCTTTTAACCATCCTGGCCCTTCTCAGCCTCggctgcctcggtttccccaacAGAGAACTGAGAGGTTTGGAGGGCAGGCGGAGAAGGCTGTAGGTGGGGCCCGAACTTGCCTTCTCAACCccattctcttttgttctctgctACCCTGGTCACATGGAGAGGGCTTCTATCCAGCTTAGTCTCCCCAGAGCGCCCTCGGGTGCCTGCTCATCCCGGCTGGATGCCAGACTCTCACCCCCGACAGgtcgccgccccccgccccgccggcgCCTCCAGCGCTGGTGCCGCGCCGCTGGGTGCCCACGCCACCTTGCTCTCCCTCAATTCCGCAAACATCTGTTGCGCGCCCACTGTGAACGAGATCCGCGCCAGCCTTCCCCCCACTtctcccccgccaccctccccttCCGGGCCGGCCTGGCCTGTCGGCTTCGTGACAGCCGCCGCCAAAGCCCAGGCCCCGCGGGAGCGGCCGGAGAGGAGCCGCCGCATGGCTGGCTCCGACACCGGCCTCCCCGGCGGCTCCAGGGGCGACGGAGGGTGGCGGCCGCTGAAGCGAGACCGGAGCCGGCCCGCAGAGTTAGAGTTGGGCGGGGGAGCGGGGAGCCCAAGGGCGGGCTTGTCTCCCGGTCTCTAAGGCCTATCTGTCTCCTCATTCCATTGCCCTGGTGTTGGGCCGGGCCGGGACCTCGCCTGGCTCGGAGCGCCTGGGAGGCAGTTGGctcccgcgccccctcccccagttcGGGTGATTTACACGCGGGCTCCGCTCAGCGGCCGCTTCCCAATCAGGAATATCGACCCCGGGCGGGGCCCCTGGGCCGCATCGATCCCTCTAAGGCTCGGGatttaaaaatgtcaaatttgccttttccaggcgggcggagggggtgggggcctggAGGAGGGCGGGGTAGGGAGAGGCGGACAGCTGGGCATCGACCAGGTGCTTGTGCCCTGAATGAGAAGCGAGCCCTCCGTGGCCGGGCCTTGACATTACCTAGCCATCCTTAGGTTGCAGTCACCACTGGATGGGAGCAGGAAGAATTCCctactccctctccccatccccatgaGCCTCACTGTTGCGCTGGGGCATTCCCAGAGGGAGAAGCCCCAAAGGAATAAAGATACCCTTGAATACAGGGAGACAAATGTGGAAGAGATTCCTAAATGTGGAGACATACAGACACAAGGAGAGGTGCAGAGACAAAGATATAGAGCCTCCAAGAGataccctatttttaaaaaagagcaaggCAAAGGGAAGGTGGCTCAAAGACACACTGAACAAAATGGGGGACCAGAGACCCAGAATCACCTCAACTCCCTGCTCTGTAGACCTGGGAGATTCAGGACTGGGAAGGTCAACCTTTTGGTGTGTTTGAAAGTGGGGAAGGACAGTGGGGACAAAGTCAGGTGAAGAAAGAGAGTTATTAGGGAAAGAAATTAGAATATAATTAGCATTATCCTCCCAACGTGTCAACTAGTAACTGGACCTGAAATCCAAAAGGTAAGGGTGCTAGAAGCACTAACCCAGGCCCCAAAGAGGTGGGCTCTCTTAGAGGTCTGATGGCCTGCCCTTTCTCTTCCTGAGATCTACCTCCTCTTCTCGGTCCACCACCAGCCTGGGGAAGTCAAACGGGTTGTAGATCACATCTTATATTGGAGACTGTCTATGTGGTGGAGACTGCATATATGTCTATATgtatgtggactgtagaaaacTCTGGTAATAACCACTTCTTCCCCTGGAGTTAGCAACTAGGTCTCCAGACTTTGGAAAAAGCATCCATTACTTTCAGGAAGCTTGGGAAAGGAATGTTGtttggggtggaggtggtggaaggGAGTAATTGTCAAAACCAGCACCTTCACGGTTAACATCTATCCCCCCACCCTCAGCAGCACACCTCGGCTGTCACAGTGCACACTGCTGTTTCCTACAGAACTGGAGACAGGGAGCTGACagcatgggggggaggggagggcaaagACACGCAGGGAGAGATGGCAGCTCATCCTcagacacacacaacacacacctCCACTGACAAAATCAGGCCGACACATCCCTAACACCGACATACACAATCACTGACCCCCACACGCGATCCACACCCATCAATCCCTGTCACAACACACCACCtctgtgtgcgcgcgcgcacacaatTCCTCAGAGGTCAAGCGGAAGTGCCTAGTCTTAAAGCCTGTCTCCACACTTTCTTGACATCTTAGAGCTTCAATCGCCTAAGCCGAGCAGAGGGCTTAGTTCCCCGTCCCCGCTCCCCAAATTCTGCACCCGTGGCCAGCTCCAATAGCTAAAAGGCTGAGCTCAAGGAAGTCAAGTACCAGGGTCGAGGCAGCTGACCGGGCCGTGGGGATGCTATGCGCCTCCCTTATTCTTCCTCCTGCCACTGCCTCTTTCCCGGCACGTCCACTCGCGGCCAGCCCGGCCCGCCGCCCGCCTGTCAGTCGAGTAATGAATGCGCGCTCGGGGCCCGGGGCCCCCTCGGAGTCGTCCATCACTGCCAGCACCGCCCACCTTTCTGCAGCCCGCGGAGAGGGCTAAGCGGCCCAGGCGGCTAgagcccctctctccccacctcgaCTACTAATTGTCAGATTGAGATGTTGATTTGTCAGCTGGGAGCTAGCGCCAAAGAATCCGCAGTAAAACCCGGACTCCTTTAACTTCTGGCTCCATTCGGGCTCGCCCAGCCTCGGAGCTTTTCTGGATTTGATGTGCCTGTGTTGGATTTCACTTAAGAGATCCGGGAATAGAAGCGTGGTATCGTTTTACTCCAGTAGGAGGCGCACCAGGTTACAGACCCGAAGGGGGCTCGTCCTGAGCTTGGTCCACTTCTGCAGACCCGAGGCCCTAGGGCTTCGTCCCCCAGCCTCCCAGCAGGGGGCGCATAGGccaccttcctcctctctcccgcAGCTGAAGTCCCCGCTTCTGTACAGAAAGCCCCCAGGCAGCAGTCCCCCAGTCCGCCTTCAGGGATctcgggcgggcgggcggggggcctGTCGTGCCCTCTTTCTCCTTCAGGTGCCTCCGGCTCCCGCAGTTCTCCATTCTCCCGCAGGAGGCGCCCCTGTTGCAGGTCCGCCTTGGCCCTGGCCCTAGGCGCCTAGGCTGCAGTcccacccccgccctccccccgcccccgccccggagcTCCCCGGCGGCCGGCTGAGTGACGGGCGGCCGGTGGTTATGCGGAGGGGGAGCGGGGTGCGCCGCGGGCGGCAGCGCTGACCCTTCACATTTCCGATCCGCCGGGACCCTCATCCATCCGAAGCTGCTCTTTGTCTGGCCGCCTAATTGCCGGCGGACAGGATGGATGGCGGGACCGACAGCCGCGGAATCCCTAATAAAGGCCGCGGCCGCCGGGGAGGGAGCGcgagaaggagggggagaaagaaagaagggatggaaggaggtgggaggaagcaCCGGGCCGCGGCCGCCGGCCCAGAGCCTCTATGAGCTGCGCACAAGGGAGCCAGATCTGCTTAGGGTGCAGGATCAGGTATCCCGGGTCGACCCGGGTCAGGGCGCGGTGGGTGTGGGGTTTGTGAAGTCTCCTGCTCGttggagaaaggaaagagctaaGGGCCCCGGGCAGAAAGCATCCTAGGGCTGACTTCGTTTTGCCTGGTCTTCGAAGATTCCAGCTTGGTGCTGTCTCCTGTGCTCTGGGCTCTCACCAGCCAGAGCCCCGCCCTCGGTTCCCCGCACCGCCACTCCTCTGCTCACCTGTCGGTCTCCCAGCGCGGGATCCAATATCCCCGCGAAGACCTGAGGGGTCTGACAGCTGTCTGTGCGGCCGCTCGCCACATTTCATTAACTGGAGGCTGGAGCTGGTGGACGgcgtggggagaggggagcaaaaggaggtggagagagaggctAGGATGAGGTGCCGCACCTGGCCAGGGTCAAGGGCTGCTGAAGTAAGTTAGCGTGATCTGGCCTGACAGATACCTTGGAAGCAATCCCTACCTCCTCCTTGTGGAGCCAGGAGCCTGTTCTCAGCCCCGTGGGCTCTGGCGGCGACCCTTTGAACCCAAGGCTGCACGGAGCTGCGGTGCCAGGAGATCCGTGCGGCGCATGAGTGGAAGCTCTAGGCCCGGCGGCGTACTTGCTCTCTCGCCCCTCGCTGAGGCCTGTCGCCCCTCTGCGGCAGAGGGCAATGAGTGCGCCGGCTCTG contains:
- the DNAJC22 gene encoding dnaJ homolog subfamily C member 22 isoform X1; its protein translation is MAKGLLMTYALWAVGGPAGLHHLYLGRDSHALLWMLTLGGGGLGWLWEFWKLPSFVAQANRAQGQRQSSGGGTPPLSPIRFAAQMIVGIYFGLVALISLSFMASFYIVGLPLAVGLGVLLVAAIGNQTSDFKNTLGAAFLTSPIFYGRPIAILPISLAASITAQKHRCYKSLVGSETLSVRLFRLGLAYLAFTGPLAYSTLSNTAATLSYVAETLGSFLSWFSFFPLLGRLMESVLLLPYRVWKLLVGDHGFSSSYFQEWEKLYEFVHSFQDEKHQLAYQVLGLSERATNEEIRRRYRELVKIWHPDHNQHQMAEAQRHFLEIQAAYEVLSQPMKPRGSCRYFWDFLGGAVVKNPPANAGDTGLSPALGRFHMPRSN
- the DNAJC22 gene encoding dnaJ homolog subfamily C member 22 isoform X3, which codes for MAKGLLMTYALWAVGGPAGLHHLYLGRDSHALLWMLTLGGGGLGWLWEFWKLPSFVAQANRAQGQRQSSGGGTPPLSPIRFAAQMIVGIYFGLVALISLSFMASFYIVGLPLAVGLGVLLVAAIGNQTSDFKNTLGAAFLTSPIFYGRPIAILPISLAASITAQKHRCYKSLVGSETLSVRLFRLGLAYLAFTGPLAYSTLSNTAATLSYVAETLGSFLSWFSFFPLLGRLMESVLLLPYRVWKLLVGDHGFSSSYFQEWEKLYEFVHSFQDEKHQLAYQVLGLSERATNEEIRRRYRELVKIWHPDHNQHQMAEAQRHFLEIQAAYEVLSQPMKPRGSCR
- the DNAJC22 gene encoding dnaJ homolog subfamily C member 22 isoform X2; translated protein: MAKGLLMTYALWAVGGPAGLHHLYLGRDSHALLWMLTLGGGGLGWLWEFWKLPSFVAQANRAQGQRQSSGGGTPPLSPIRFAAQMIVGIYFGLVALISLSFMASFYIVGLPLAVGLGVLLVAAIGNQTSDFKNTLGAAFLTSPIFYGRPIAILPISLAASITAQKHRCYKSLVGSETLSVRLFRLGLAYLAFTGPLAYSTLSNTAATLSYVAETLGSFLSWFSFFPLLGRLMESVLLLPYRVWKLLVGDHGFSSSYFQEWEKLYEFVHSFQDEKHQLAYQVLGLSERATNEEIRRRYRELVKIWHPDHNQHQMAEAQRHFLEIQAAYEVLSQPMKPRGSCRWRSG